DNA sequence from the Mangifera indica cultivar Alphonso chromosome 18, CATAS_Mindica_2.1, whole genome shotgun sequence genome:
CCAAGTGGGTGGGTGCTTATTGATAAAGCTGCATGCATTGAAGTTATGGCTCTCACATGTCGCAAACTCTAAACCCCAAAGTTTAATAATCGGCTACCTTTAATTTGAGTGACAAAAGATATGAAATTTCTAAGTGAGACTTTGGGTTCAAGACTTGTtagtaatatatcaaaattaaatttttaattggatgTATTAGTTGTAAGATCGGTCATTAAACTTAGAGCTTCATCCTGTTTAGTATTATTAGTTCAGTCTCAAATAGGTGATTCAACTTAAGTAAAATTTCTTCATTAAAAGACTAGACTCGACTTTCATTCTATTTAGTATAGTTGGTTTAATTCAAAAAAGATAGTCTAACTATAGTAAGATTTatcgtttaaaaaaaaaaccttaaatggTTGGCTAAGAATTGAGAGATATCAATGTGATTACATACATGTCAAATGCatatattgttttgtcattttaatcTAGGGCTTTGCTATTGAAATGAGAGTTTTGGCTGTTGGACTGATTATACTTGCCTTTCAAGACCAAATTAGGTCTTCGAAGAAAATTTGGGCATGGCTGGAGCTCAAACATGGGAAGATTTTGGTAAGATGACAAGTGTTAAGCTTGTTGAATAAAAGATGAGTTATTTCAGTCTGACATACATGGAATATCTTTGGGGTAAGTCAAAATGAGTTAAAGGTCTCTTTTTATAAAAGGGTTTATAAAGAATTTTGCTTCTGGTCAAGTAACATTATTACTAATGTAAATTTTGTATTCAATGCTCAAAACAATGTAAATGAAACAGAGAACGCAGGTTGAGAAGTAAAATATTTGGTCTAAACTCAGGCCAGGTCCACTATTCCAACGCCTGGGCCTAATTTGGCCCAGCTTACCAACCAAAGGCATTTTCCACAAGAGAATGTTGTCttctaatttgtttaaaaaaaaaaaaaaaatagaacagaCATTTGGACCAAATAAATTTTGGTTGCCTTGTTTGGTAAGGCGCTTCAAGAGACAAAACTTTGGAATTGGTTGATTTACTACTTGATGATTCACTCAAGATTAGGTCTCTTTACCAGTCGTGGCTCTAGAGCTATTCACGTTTGACATATGCTTATTTTAACCGAGATCTTTAAAGATGATTTCGTATTACAATTCGATGAAGGAACTTTAGGACACCTTTGGGGAAAGGCGCCCCTTTTGGTATTcattcacttttttctttttaccataaattttttcttactaTCATGAATCATGACCTAATGACCCTTTGGAAAACTATAAACTTGGTGACacttttataacaaaaatcCATCATGAAGTTAATTATTAGGTATTATGACACTTTTAAGTAGAAGATTAACTTAAGTTGTtggaaaaatttatataatatagaatCTTGTGTAAGATAAACTATATTAGCGATGTTAAAGATTTATTATTGAATCCTAATATCTAATACGATATATGATAAATGCAAATAAAGAATTGGATATAAAATAGCCTTTTAACATGGTTTGATCCATTACTTGACTTAATTATCACATTATTGGGTACGAGAGAATACTTTGGTAAAGTATCTGTATAGAAATTACAAGAAAGTGTCCTAAGAAGGACAGGAGTATGGACAAGAGCCTTGGAGAAAAATGTTGGATTTTGTGAAAGCATCCTCACCTAAGTTAGTATGAAACTTATCTAGTTCTAAGCATAAGCGTATGTTATCTTATGTGTATTCATGTATGTCctctctttttcattaatttctttatctaaaatatgagataaaacaTTTATAATCCTATTGGTtacattcaaaatttaaattcaaattgtgaaaaattAATCAGTTacatttaaaagataaaataacagcAAAACATTGATAAGATAGGAAGTTACTGTTTTTGAGTATATTGAAAAAGACTCGATTGGGGACGAGAGTCTTAAAAGGAGTTGCTACATTTATTGTGAGATTCCTCACCTAACTTATGGTGAGACTTATCTAGTCATAAGCATCAAGTGTATGCTTTCGTATGTGCATTCATGCTCCTCCCCTTTCTCTACAAAATCTTCTTTACttaaaagatgagaaaaaaatatttacaattccTATtggttatattcaaaatttaaattccaaTAATGACTTCATAGTCAACTacatttaaatgataaaataagacGGAGTTATTACTTTTTATCATGGCCAGATGACGGGAACAATTGCCAGCTAGTAAATTACGTTCTCTAGGTAAGAGATGAATATTCACTAGTTGAGATACAAGTTGTTGTTTCTATCAATGGTTATTTTTCAGACAGATGCTTGTCGGTATCctcataactcaaaatttttcttcttgttagtAATTCAACAACCATCAAAACTATCTTCTTTTGATGAGAATAAACTTAAGAATTTACGTTGTTTGTGatcctttttgtttttaggtACCTGTATGTTTATgcttataaatatacatagttaATCAATACatttataaagaatattatgtgtttttttagcacaatttataatttttaaaagttataattataaaaataatttattataccaTAATTAACTCTTGCATGTTTGGAATAGcatatgataattagattataacTAACTTATGATTATTGGATTATTGGattattgaattatgaataatcataattcaattgTCATCGTTCGACAAGTAAActaataagtttttatttatgttaaaatattcaatatacCTAATATTTTAAcgttggattaaaaaaataaaaaattaattaaatctaataattaaaaaaaaaaaactagtctTATTAACTTgtgagttttaattaaaataatacaaaaatgtaACACAAATTTCACCAacaagaaataagaaaacatgAATACATTGGAGAATATGACTTGTCCATGACTAACTTgaacacaaaatatataaaaaataaaaatatacatataaacaaattatactaatttatctatacaattaaaataacagtttatgattgaataatgtgattatttatttcatgtaatattttttatacgtAAAGCGCAGACTTTGCATTGAGTTGCCCTAGAAAAGGTCATTTGTAGGTTCCCATGCCCACACCGGTTTGGCCTCCATATGCCGGGAAGGTCTCCCTGGCCCTGGAATAGCAAACGTAGTAAAATTCAGAGACAATGGCAGTCAAGAAAATGAAGGCGGCGCCAGCCCCGAAAACTCCTTTTCTCAAGGTCTGGCACGACGGAGGGTTCTCAACGAAAATGGTTCTGTACTTGGTGTGATAAGCATTCCTCACTGAGCCCGCAAACAGGCATAACTCAGCTACAAGGAAAAACAGCCTGCAAAAACATTATTGCAGaaaatttaacaacaatttaaatgaatttagatcaatcatttgatcaaaatttctGCCATTGTTGGGTAATATACCAGCAAGTGATGAAAAGGATGACTGCCCAAGCCCTGGAACCGCTGGGGCTTAAAGCTTTTCCGCAGCAGAAGCATCTACTGGCCACCATTATAAGGATTTGGCTGACCATGAGGAACAAAAATGCACCAATGCCTAACCCAGTTGCACTGTCTGAGTCATACACACAGTAGTTGTAATTATCGTCGGAATCCGGCTGGATTGTTGcctataattgaaaaaaaaaaaaaacaagattttgTTACATCCTTTGCAGATAATATGCAGGGAAACAGGAATGTAGAAACGTggaaacaaaaaaactaaattgtattttctttaaaattataggaaatgaaaatgtgtgaaaatatataaatatgaaaaatataaaattctttctataaataccaaattttataaaaaatacaataactgttatttttttttaaatatacaaatttttaggAATGATAAGGTGTGCACTTAACTAATTTAATCTATTaactaacaataaaataaatagtatatatctgaaaaaactgatttttcaaatgtttgCGGCCTTTGGAGAAGTCGGAGATGAAAAGGAGTTGAATTTTAACATGTTAGAAAAGAGAAAAGCTTCAAATgccaaagaagagaagagaggtGATGAAATGGGTTCGAAATTGGGAAAAAgctttgtgaattttttttatatttttaaaacaatctcAAAACATTTTGTtaagggtgttcaaaattatttgataaccGAACTGAACcgatttttaaatcaaaagtCATACccaaaaataagttatttaaaaaaccGGTTCATATATCagttcaaaaatatagaaaaactaGTTTTCTAGTTTAGTTATTAGtttgtctaatttttaaaactagttaATCGAATCGAACcgatttttaaaaagttgaataaaaaataaataaaataatgaaaatatttttaaaaattataaaaaataataaaatatgataatttttgaaaatttggtttaaaaatggTTAATCAAAAATTCGGtttgattaattgatatttCCAATTCAgttcaaaattagttaatttttaaatcggtTCGatttctatttataattttttttaaaccaaaaatttagtttgattcaaaaaattaacaaatcagTTCGGTTAATTGATTTCGAACACCCTTACATTTCATActgattttaaaacattttgaaaacaaaaacatttccGAAACGTAGGAAAGCACTTT
Encoded proteins:
- the LOC123201618 gene encoding uncharacterized protein LOC123201618, giving the protein MASKLVLITVFVFDLIAFSLAVVAEQRRSTATIQPDSDDNYNYCVYDSDSATGLGIGAFLFLMVSQILIMVASRCFCCGKALSPSGSRAWAVILFITCWLFFLVAELCLFAGSVRNAYHTKYRTIFVENPPSCQTLRKGVFGAGAAFIFLTAIVSEFYYVCYSRARETFPAYGGQTGVGMGTYK